Sequence from the Helianthus annuus cultivar XRQ/B chromosome 13, HanXRQr2.0-SUNRISE, whole genome shotgun sequence genome:
AATGTAGTTTCTCTTAAAAGCAGGTTGAAGAAACAGGCCTCAACTGTCACTTTCTCAGTTGTAGAAAATAATCGTTATATGGTTGAACCCGAGCCCATATAACAAAGTGCTAGAAGGAGCGTGCATTGGTAACAAACTTATTCTTTTGTGGACTTTTTTTGCGGGTACTACTTATCGTTCAACAACTTTTGCAAGAGAACAGGTACGAGTCGAAATGAGATATATATTATATGCATCCTTGGGTGTTCAACAAATAGGATTAGCTTCTTTTGATACATCAAATGTATATTGTTAATTAGTTCCCATTTTAGTTTAAGCATTCTTAATGTTTTTCACATTAGCTAAAAGGTGTTGTTTCTAAGATGTCTAGGTTAAATTTCAAATGATAAAAACAAACTTTATTGATTTAGCTAAAATCCGAGATggttatttttttagtttttaagtATATACTACTTTTTTTCCGGCGAATCGACGAGTGACTAAGCTTGGTTGGATTTTTAGCTCATAAAGATCGTTTAGAAATAAAACAAGTCCGAGTAATCGAGATATAGAAGAAAGAAGATGCAAGACATGTGGATAATACACACATGGTGTATAAAGAAATCTTTAacgattttttattttttttttgtatttctttttttttcaattcgTTGTAATTTAATATTTACCCAAGTAAAGGAATGATCTCAACGCCAATAAATATTATATGCCGGTGTGAAGCCATCCATGTAACTTCGTTTGATACATTACGTATCCGCGGGTAGAGAGATAGATTTCCTTACTTGAACGTTTGTTTCTTTCAAAAGATTATTTAATTTTAAGTTATATATTTgtgtgttaagccacccgcgaaactcgcggAGTCTTAGGCCAGTATATTATAATTTTGAATACACTTTAAAGGTTGATTCAAGATCCATGACTACATTGATATTTACTCTCTAAAAAAAACTATATTCAACTCCAATGATTATCTTAACTTTTAACAGTTTTACCACACGTAGCAATTAAACTCAGCACCCTCTACCCACGTGTCCTCCACGTGTCATCATTACACCACTTCAACCCATACACACTCCCCCAACTTCCACTTATATTCCACTCATCCGACAAAAACATCATTCaaacacaacataaacataaatggCTCCGAAGAAAACCGTCGTGAAAACCACCAAAAAAACCTTACGAGAAACCGTCCAAGTTTCAGTAGTCGATCAAACCACCAAAACACCAATCGCTAGAGACTTTTCATCCAAAGAAAAAACCGAAATCACCACCGTTCAAAACGACGTCGAAACCCAAGTGGATGACGATGGTGAAACCCAAATGGATGACGACGAAAACGACGTCGTAAACCCACGAGAAACACGAGAAATCAAAATCCAAGACGCCACACCCACTCCGAAGAAAGACGAAAAAAAACGGAAGAAACCCGCCACCCGCGACACTGAAAAACCGAAGAAAATCGCGAGTGTCGCGGGTAgcgaaaagaggaagaagaggaggaGGAAGTTGGGGGAGAGTGGTGGGGGTGAAGGGTATAAAAGGTATTTGCATAGAGTGTTAAAGCAAGTGCATCCGGATTTAGGTATATCGTCGAAAGCGATGACGATAATCAACAATTTGATGGGGGATATGTTCGAGCGGCTGGCGGAGGTGGCGGGGCGGTTAGCGGAGGTCCATAAGAAGATGACGTTGACGTCGCGGGAGATTCAAGCGGCGGTGAAGTTGGTTTTGCCTGGAGAGCTTGGGAAGCATGCGATTGCAGAGGGGTCGAAAGCGGTTACGAGTTACGTGTCctacggtggtggtggtggtgcaacTAGATCTTAGGTTTCTTTGGTGGTTgtttcaatgttttaaaaaccggttaaaCCACTGGATCGAAACCACTGGATCGAACCAGTTTTGAGCCAAATCCGGTACGGTAtaaaccggattttaaaacattggttggTAGGTTTAGGGAGATTAGTTAGGAATGTATATGGTAAATGTAGTGCTAACGTTGTACTTGGTATCCTTGTTTAAATGTGTTATGTTTTCTAGGTTTAATTATTATGTTGTGTTTAAAGATGGGTTTGTATTTTTAGTTGTATGGTTTAAAGATCCTATACATACAATACGTTAAAAAGAAAACATAATACGTTAAAACATATTTAATTCGTCTTCAAACATGACGAATGACATCTCTTCATGATATAAACCTTCTCTAGAGGCATTTCtaacatttttttaataattttattgCGGATATTGGTATAGATTTAGGAGTACCTGAATAGGTTTAGAGAGTGGGGCCCGTCAGGGAGTTGCAATCTTATGGCGGAAATTGATGTAGATTTAAGAGTAGGTTCAAAGAGTGTATAAGTGAATAGGTTTAGAGAGTGTATAAGTTAGTCGTTCTATCGGTATCAATATGTTTAGTAAGGGCCCGTCAGAGAGTTACAATCTTATGGCGGAAATTGATGTAGATTTAAGAGTAGGTTTAAAGAGTGTATGAGTCAGTAGTTACAAATTCTAGTCTTATAGCGGACATTGGTGCAGTTTTTGAGTAGTTTCATATGACGGACATTGGTGTAGATTTAGAGTAGTCTCATATGGCGGACATTGGTGTATATTTAGAGGTAGGTTACAAATTCTAGTCCTATAGCGGACATTGGTGCACATTTAGAGTAGTCTCATATAGCGGACACTGGTGTAGATTTAGAGTCTCATATAACGGACATTGGTGTATATTTAAAGAGTCTCATATAACGGACATTGGTGTATATTTAAAGGTAGGTTTAAAGGGTTTCTATACTAGATGTTCTAATAAAAATATTATCACGTGGGTCACTTGATCGGTCAAGGGTCACTTGGTTGTTCTGTAACAAAAAAATACTCAACAATGCGTTGcctaaatagaaaaaaaaaaaaaaaaaaaaaaaaaaaaaaaaaaaaaactgaatccAACTTGGTAGAGAAACCTCGATAAGTAGCCTAGTAAATATCTAATCTAAAACTTTTAATGGAGCCTCGGGGGATGAATTGAAAATAAACCATCACTGATAAATTTTTATTCTCCATGGTTGAATCGAGCAATAAGAATCGAGTTAAGACCGAATGACAAGCGATCCCTTTGGAAATGAGAGTAATAACCTTTTTTCCCTAACTAAAACTAATTGATAAAAATATAAAGGGATTGATCAAAACACTCATTTTgataaatagtttttaaaacacccattttagtaaatattttttataaataaagaaACTCTGTTTATAAAGATCTACTTTACTAAATACACTTTTTTATAGTGGGCTTGAGCCCTCTTGAAAAGCAAAAAAACAATTGATTGGGCCGTAGTCCAAAAGATGACCTAACAAAAATCGGCCCAAGAGAATAATTCGACCAATCTTGAAGACTTGAACTCCTTTTGTTCTATCTTCTTCTTCCTTGTTATATATCCTTTCAAATATAAACTTGAGGTTTCTTATTAATTTCCTTGATTCTTAATATAAATTATGAATATGCAAATATGTTTATCTCCACTAAAATAAACTAATGTCTTAATTAAATTAACTCGAAACCTTCTTTTTTTAGACATAATTAAAACAACTTTATGATAAATATTACAAAAATCATTCATGTTTAAACCTAAATCAACTGACTTCTCCTTTGTAACATCTCAAATTTTGGGTATATCATATATAATAACATTTCTAGACTTGAAAAGATAGTATATCGATTCCAGCGAGCAAGCTTCCAATCGCAGATGTCAAACAAAACCCCTCAATTGACAGCCCCTTGTTCGCAGGTCAGTCTATTACACAGGTTCTGGCTTCACTGTTGCAGTTCCGATCAGACTTGAGGTTTCTCAGATTCGCCAAAACCTACAATTGATCGCTTCTGAGTTGCAGGTATCAGTCAACAAGAACCCCTTGTTTCGCAGGTTTGTTGATCCTCACAGGTCCCTTGAACGGTCGATTTAAtccgctctgataccaattaaaGGGATTAATTAGTACAGAATGTTTTGATCAGAATACAATTCTTCACGGTTAAACACCCACGAATCTTTATTACGGAGAAATCTAACTCAAAAACTCCAAATTACAATTTTCCCTACCAATTTGATTGGTATATATAGCTAACCTAAACACGTTAGACTATAACTAGGAAACCTATTAATTAATTACATAATAATTATCTAAacactaggttatcacccgggtaGAAACCCGGGCTGGAAAATTAAAATTACATTAATTTAATCATAAGTGTATAAATAAAAATAATGCAAATAAAGTAACATAAGGGGGGTGTTATATAGAACACGATGTTATACATTTAGCCCCTACACTATACATTTAGTTTACTTTTCGACACTATGGGCGACTACTTGGGCTTTATAAAACTTTGGAATATGTTAAAAACATAACTTCACTTGTAAAACTATAATGAAAAAGACTCCTCAATCTACACTTTTAAATACAACTCCTGTTAAGTAAATAAAtgatgaaataaataaaaaattatgaaGTCAAGTATTGTGGTTGTGAAGTATTGTGGTTTGTTAAAGATAATATATAGGATGCATATTTAAGAGATGGGTGACCCGAATTTTAAATGGATCCCGCTTCCACCTACAATCTTATTCAACCCATTTATATAAGTGAAATGCAAAAAAGggaaaaaaagagagagaaaaagcTATGCATTTGGTTAAATTCTTGACAAATATTAGTTTATCTCAACGCCATCTCAAATTATTACTTGCTCTAGCAAATCTTAAAGTTGCATACAGAAAGTCATATATTGTAATAGAGGTGGCATGTACATATAATTTCAAATTATCATAAACCATAGCAGTGTAAAGTAATCTAAATAGTTGATTTAGTGATGATGTGTACTCTACCAATACAAAATAAATGTGTTTTGGGCTTTTTCTGGGATTTGTGAATTAAAAGACTGCATCGTCTCTTTCTCATCTTCTCCCTCAACTTCATCTCCTCCTTGCTATCAAGGTGACATCTATAATATCTTTGCCTATTGCTACTTCAAAGCTTTGAAAAGCTGTtagaaagttaaaaaaaatgaaataaacacctctttatattaaaaaaatatttctgataaaaaaattaaaagatacTTCCTTGAATAACAGGAAGAATGTGTGCATCCAGCTTCTACAAATGTTGTCAGGAATATGAAAAGTTTTCAGGTAATTgtgtttaaaatgttttttttttttttgtgaattagaaagtcaaaccttgtTAATTATCTATAAGAAGCTCCAACATATAGTTATTCCATACGAACCGCGGTTCTGCCTGTGTCAACGAAATTCAAACATGTATTTCATTGATAACGGGTCGAATGTGGAAGGAAAATTAGCAAAAAAGAAATAGTAGTCTAAAGTATATACAAAATGGACATAAAAAGTATTGATGGACTTAAACCGGCCCGACCCTTTTTGACCCATCCCGCACAATTTGCCAACTCTACTTTCGGCAATGGTAGATCCATGATTTCTATTAATGTAAGCAATACTTACCTACCTCCAGAGAGGAAGAGAGGAAGTCTGGCTGATTCTTCACCCAAGTCATTCAACCGTTGGGCGCTGCAAAAAGGCAAAAAAGTAAGGAATAAGATAAGTAATTGATAATATTTTGCCATGCCAGAACCACCATAGAGCCATATGTCAGCGAAAAAGTCAACATGGTCTTCTGGACCATTTAACAGTGTTAGACTCCCTTAAATATAGTTTTTGGAAGTTTGATGCTTAATTGCCTAGAGAAAAATGCCAAATAATGTGGTAAAAGGTCTTAATATTCATCAAATAATTAGTAAAACTGCATTCCAAAAGGATATAtatgaaattttgaacttttaAAAGGAATTATATGCAACTGCCCCTAATACATTAGTTAAAATAGTCTGAGGCCCTGAGTATTAACTAAAGATGAAGAAAGTCACTTATAATAGTTTGAACTTTTAAAGGGCTTCATATGCAACTGCCCCTAATATTTTAGTTAAAATAAAATAGCCTGAGTATTAACTAAAGATAAAGAATGACATACTTCATCATAAACTTGATTCAACACAATTTGACCATCAATATTCTCATGCGACCCTTCTCTTCTTGCAGCGATGAAAGGTGCATTGTTGTTCTCAATAACTGATGTTGTCGTGTATATGGGGCCTACAGGTGACAATCCACTTGACACTACAGCATGAAATTGAGTTTCTCCTATACCTGCTCAAAATATATTAACAACTTTTCATAACTGGATGGAACCAACCTTTAGTTGCAATAGataaaaaattaaaacacaaaagGAAAATTGATCGAAGTATTTAATCTAGAAGAACAGTACTTCAGAAAGTGGAGACTCAAATAGCaacataaaatttgaaaaacaaaaagaaggtTCCAGATCAACAAACATAGGAAGATACAAAAGAAACAATAAGGATATGTTACAACATAAAATATATACCCGCAAGTGTAGCTTTTGAAGTTACCAGGAGGTTTATTCATGTCCACTGCAAATACCAAGGAAACAGCAGCAAAAGCATTATCAGTCTCGTTGGTGTATCGGAACTTAAAGAAATGATCACCAACAATGACAGTTTCTGGTGGAAGGGCACaatctacaaaaaaaaaacatataatttgtcacacccccaaaatccacacgcggagtaccaccgcttggaggcgtgactgaccaggatcaagccatcaatcatatcaaacatagcatttaataataataaaagtcattaaaatagttcatcatgacatgatcgatgtttcaaaaccaagcattgtttaagtagcggaagcattgtttaAACCCAAGTTAAacatactgaaatgtcataagtgtctaacaaagtaatacgatccttgtccacaacgaccggctcctctttgtgcaagctccatgtacctaacgatctgcaaggcatgtaacagaatgatcaacaaactagttgagcgagttcacagtaagtaagtgcgtaacagtaagtaacgggtggctctactgggccgatagtaagttatacaagagggggcttcccatgttatgtgaccactagactattcgtatcaactactcgtatcatccctgttcttcttccgagaacagtagcgcgtatggggtgtacgtaggttttacgcacgtatccttcacaaccgaggataggagacgcgggggtgtacgtgggtttcacgtacgtatcctttgtaccgaggatagaagtaagtaatgcgtacacgtaggttttacgtgcgtgcctgacatccgaggcagtaattggcatatgaccacgtaggtgttatcctaacctacggaaccgtcctgacatccgaggatcatggtaggtgatagtctaggaaaaacatatgtacgttcttagtaattggtaacctttatcccattcccacgacccgggaatcccatgccttagtaggagtgtgaactcacctgggtttgctcggcagacaataaaacgctcaagtatacaagtaagggatcaaccacgtcctatcagggttacttatgcaagttaggttcgtactcaactattgcacgtataagctacacgtatgtatacacatataatcatggcaagaatcacgtatgcatgtgaactggtaagagcatagcattaacattcatgtgcgatccaatgtctaagtcCGAAATACAAACAGCCCAAATATCATGttggcccaaacagataagcagtccaataaaatatcagtcataagattgggcccgtgacagtgtaggcccaataCAGTGTACGTgcagctagtctcgagtcgcaaccggcgatctcgagtcgcaaccgagagtTACGAGTCACcgcaggagattacgagtcgcaacaggaggttgcgagtcgcaatggtgatttcggctcatcatggtccggttacgagtcgcaacgggactcgcaaccatggttccggctgatgttgttgtgtggtctcgagtggggtgcCGACTCGCAATTgatgataccgagtcgcaaccgtgtgtgtgtaacagctttcctgatttcatgcaattcagttacaacatttatgcaaatcaattatcgttgtcagtttccaaaaatcaattaacaactaacagtttaccATCCAAgaaattatcgatcaaacagggttttctaaaccttaattcgtatgaacaacaacatgaacaacccttacacaattcatcaataattatacattctaacatggatcTCGATTACCAATTATATCCGATCAAACAATACATAACAGCCGATCCATCATACATTCATATATATCCGATTCGTGTGCAAGCCGATTACATGATCATTATCTATCATTGATTAGTAACATCCAATCTAACGTTATCATACAcaacatgttaacaagaatccttcgggtatcaagcaatcatcaatatacaaacaataacacacaaccaataacataatcactaaccggattaaagaagGAGAAGAGGATGATCCGAGTAGGGGatgctcttgccgtcgggttccaagcaagccgagagagagagagcaagtagggtttgtgtgtgtgtgatgttttgtaacaacaatgagaatcaaacccttaccaaagggtttagtgtttgcgagtggggagtgggccgagcccactcggttgcctaatgggtccgcgtacaaggtgtggcccaaagggcttgtgcactcgaatgtagtgttgtgcggttcggttcaagttgtgcggtttgggttcgtgaacacataatcatacatacacacataatgcacataaacataacataccaagtattcattcaattaataacgttctcggaaacacgtatcgttacacaaagtaagtctaaagttcgagttgtcacattatccccaactaattggaaatttcgtcccgaaatttggtatgcactcactgaggaagctaggtaagttatagcgttcactggttttcctggggtgtcacatcctccccctgttgatctggaatttcgtcccgaaattccgaagtagtagcttcagcctcagtagtggtagcattggtttcgaataactggggatacttttctgtcatcctgtcttcacgttcccaggtgtactctgggccacgtttggagttccaacgaactcgaacaagagggattctcttgcttttgaggaccttcacatcccggtccgtgatttcaactggttcctcgacgaactgcaaccgctcgtcgatagtgagttccttaaaaggaatgatgagggtttcatctgataagcacttctttaggttcgacacatgaaagacattgtgaactgctccgagttcagctggtaggttcaacttgtaggctaccttgccaatcttttctaagatttcgaatggtccgacgtaccgcggattcagtttgccccttttgccaaaacgtaccacacccttccagggtgaaacttttagtaaaactcggtccccgacctgaaattccaaaggctttctacgcttgtccgcgtaggctttctgacggtcgcgtgctgccgccatgcgttgtcgtatctgtgctatcttttctgtggcgtccactacaatctctggacccgtaatctgagtatcccccacctctgcccaacaaagaggtgaccggcatttacgtccgtacaatgcctcgaatggagcggcttgaatgctggtatggtaactgttattatacgagaactccaccaatgggaggtgtttttcccagccgttgccgaaatcgataacgcatgccctaagcatgtcttcaagtgtttgaatcgttcgctcagactgcccatcggtctgaggatgatatgctgtgctcatgtctaatcgtgagccgaaagatttatgcatcgcttgccatagctctgacgtgaatcgtgcatcgcgatccgaaataatagaggtgggcactccgtgcctcgaaacaacttccttaaggtacacgtctgcgagagtggagaacttgtccgtttccttaatcggcaggaagtgtgcagacttggtgagtcgatcaactatgacccatattgtatcgttcccacgctgagatctaggtaagcctgtaacaaaatccatggaaatttcctcccatttccattgcggtatcttaggctgctgaagtagaccagctggtttctggtattcgaccttgactctcgcacaggtcaaacattttccaacgtacgtagcgatgtgggccttcatactaggccaccaataagtagtgttgatatcgtggtacattttatccgaccctggatgtaccgagtagcgagacttgtgtgcttcgtccatcacaagttcgcgtagaccgccataaagtgggacccaaatacgccccgttacatagtaggcgccgtctgccttctgttccatttgctgtcgtgagccgcgtaaggcttcagccttatTGTTTtctggcttcagtgcttctgtctgagcagctcgtatctgagcaggaaggctagactgaatcgtaagctggagcgctcgcacgcgcttcggtaaggtgtctttccgactgagggcatcagccacaacattggctttgcctggatgttacttgatggcgcattcgtaatcgttcagtagttcgacccatcttcgttgacgcatgttcaaatccttctgcttaaaaatatgctcgagactcctgtgatcggtgtaaatcgtgcacctggtaccgtacaggtagtgtcgccatatcttaagcgcgaaaacaacagctcccagctctaaatcgtgcgtcgtgtagtttcgttcgtgaaccttgagttgccgagaagcgtaggctatcactttatcacgttgcatcaacacacatccaagaccctggatggatgcatcacaatatactacgaagtcttctgtgccttctggcaacgagagaataggcgcactgcaaagcctatcctttaagtactgaaaagcggtttcctgcgttttgccccaacggtaggtgacacccttctgtgtcagtagcgtaagtggttgcgcgatctttgaaaagtctttaataaaccgtctgtagtagcctgccaaacccaagaattggcgtatttctgtcggtgtacgcggtgcaggccaatttctgatcgaatctaccttggatggatcgacgtgaatcccatccttgtttaccacgtggcctaagaagtggacttcacgaagccagaagtcgcatttagaaagcttggcgtacagctgttccttccgaaggagttccaatataaggcgtaggtgtcgctcgtgttcctcctgactcttggagtaaatcagaatgtcgtcgatgaaaacaatgacgaacttgtcgagatagggtttgcataccctgttcataagatccatgaataccgcaggtgcgttcgtaagtccgaacggcataaccaagaactcgtagtgaccatagcgagttctgaatgctgtcttagagacgtcctcctcgcggactctcagttgatgatatcctgaccgtaggtcgatcttggaatagtaacacgacccttgcaactggtcgaataagtcgtctatgcgtggaagaggataacggttcttcaccgtcaccttgtttagttccctgtagtctatacacatcctgaacgtaccgtctttctttttcacgaaaagcactggagctccccaaggcgaagagcttggacgaatgaagcccttttccaagagctcttgtagctgctttgacaattcttccaattctgatggagctagacgatatggtgcgcgagct
This genomic interval carries:
- the LOC110902957 gene encoding histone H2B codes for the protein MAPKKTVVKTTKKTLRETVQVSVVDQTTKTPIARDFSSKEKTEITTVQNDVETQVDDDGETQMDDDENDVVNPRETREIKIQDATPTPKKDEKKRKKPATRDTEKPKKIASVAGSEKRKKRRRKLGESGGGEGYKRYLHRVLKQVHPDLGISSKAMTIINNLMGDMFERLAEVAGRLAEVHKKMTLTSREIQAAVKLVLPGELGKHAIAEGSKAVTSYVSYGGGGGATRS